GGGGCACGAGACCTTCGTGCGGCTCGTCGACGTGTTCTACGAGGGCGTGGCTGCGGACCCCGTGCTCAAGCCCATGTACCCCGAGGAGGACCTCGGCCCCGCCAAGGTCCGGCTGACGATGTTCCTCGAGCAGTACTGGGGCGGACCCACGACCTACTCGGAGCAGCGCGGCCACCCCCGCCTGCGCATGCGCCACGCCCCGTTCAAGGTCAACCCCGACGCGAGGGACCGCTGGCTCGCCCACATGCGCGCCGGGGTCGACTCGCTCGACCTCGCCCCGCTGCACGAGGCCACGCTCTGGGACTACCTGGAGCGGGCCGCCCACTCGCTGATCAACACCTTCGAGGAGTGACGTGACCGACGTGACGGCCCCCCAGACCCAGCAGCCCGACCAGCCCGACGAGACCGCCCGCGATGCCCAGGCCACCCAGCCTCAGCCCCTGCGTACCAAGGTCACGGCCGACGAGCTCGCGCGCGACCCGCTCGGCAACCTGCTGCGTGCGCTCCGGCTCGAGCAGAAGCCCGCCGACGACTCGCGCTCCGACGGGGCCGACGTGCGCTTCGGCGGCCTGAGCGTCGACCAGCCCAACGCCCGCATCTACGGCGGTCAGGTGCTCGCCCAGGCGCTCATGGCCGCGGGCCTGACGGTCGAGGGCGACCGCCGGCCCCACTCGATGCACGGCTACTTCCTGCGCGCGGGCGACCTCGACGCCCCCATCGAGTTCGCGGTCGAGAAACTGCGCGACGGCCGCTCGTTCAGCGCACGCCGCACGCACGCCGTCCAGCACGGCAAGCCGATCCTGTCGATGATCGCGTCGTTCCAGGAGGAGCAGGACGGCGTCGAGCACACCTCGCCCATGCCCGAGGCCCCGGATCCCGAGACCCTGCCGTCGGCGTTCGACGAGCTCGGCAAGATCCCGCACCCCGCCGCGCGCTCGCGCTCGCACGAGGCCGCGTTCGACCTGCGCCACGTGGGCGGCTCGCTCTACCTGGGCCCCGGTGCCGAGCGCACCGACCAGCAGATGGTCTGGATGAAGGCCCGCGGCCCGGTCGAGGGCGACCAGCTCCTGCACCGCGCCCTCATGGCGTACGCGTGCGACCAGATCATGCTCGAGCCCGTGCTGCGCAAGACCGGGTCCAGCTGGGTCACGCCCGGTGCGTCGATCGCGAGCCTCGACCACGCCATGTGGTGGCACCGCGACGCACGCGTCGACGAGTGGCTCCTCTACGTCCAGTCCTCCCCGAGCGCGCAGGGCGGGCGGGGCCTCGGCGCCGCGCGCGTCTTCACGCGCGACGGTCGCCTCGTGGCGAGCATCGCGCAGGAGGGCATGCTGCGGCTGCCGGTCTGATCGAACCCCTGACGAGCGAGTCGCCGGGGCGCGGGGCAGGATGACCGGATGGTCCGCCTGCGCCGTGTCTCGGTCTCCTCTCCCGGGTACGGCCGACGCCGCCGTGGCAAGGGGTTCTCGTACCTCGACGTGGACGGCTCGCGCCTGACCGACCCGGACGAGCTCGCGCGGTGCACGCGCCTGGTCGTCCCGCCCGCCTGGTCCCAGGTGTGGATCTGCCGGTACCCGGACGGTCACATCCAGGCGTTCGGGTACGACGACGCAGGGCGCGGCCAGTACCTGTACCACGACCAGTGGCGCGAGCGCAGGGCCCGTCGCAAGTTCGACCACGTCCTGGCGGTCGGTGCCCGGCTCCCGGCCGCGCGCCGCCGGGTCGCCAAGGACCTCGCGGCGGACGGGATGCCACGGGCCAAGGTCCTTGCGCTCGCGTTCCGGCTCCTGGACCTCGCGTACTTCCGGGCCGGCAGCGAGGCGTACGCGAAGCGCAACGGCAGCTACGGGCTCGCGACGCTGCGCACCGAGCACGTGCGCGTGCGGCGCGACGGCTCCGTCCACTTCCACTACCCCGCGAAGTCGGGGCAGGTGCGTGACGTCGTCGTCGAGGACGAACGGGTCCGCGAGGTCGTCACGACGCTCGTGCGGCGTCGGGACGCGGGCGACCTGCTCGCGTGGCGCGAGGAGACACCGGACGGCGTCGTCTGGCACGACGTGACGAGCTCGGACGTGACCGCCTACCTCAAGGAGCGCCTGGGCGAGGACGCGACCGCGAAGGACTTCCGCACCTGGCACGCCACGGTCCTCGCGGCGCGTGCACTGGCCGACGCCGGTCCCCCGCCCCGGTCCGATCGCGCCCGGCGTGCGGTGGTCGCGGGCGTGGTCCGGGACGTCGCCGACGAGCTCGGCAACACCCCGGCCGTCGCGCGCTCGTCGTACATCGACCCTCGCCTGGTCGACCTCTGGGAGCGTGGGCAGACCATCGCACCGCTCCTGGGCGGGCGCCGCGGCCAGGCCGCGGCCGAGCGCGCGGTGCTGGACCTGCTGGCCTAGGCGCGCACCCGGTCCGGGCGCCTCGGGGCCGCACGTGCCTCACGGGACGAACGGCCCTTCCTGAGAGTCTCCTGGACGTGCTACGTTCTGCCGCCATCTCTTCACGTTCAAGCACGGAGCATCGACGATGATCTTCTTCGGCTGGGGCCGCAAGGCCAAGTCTCAGCACATCTCTCCAGAGCAGGCGCTGGTCCTCGCCTACACCTACGTCCACATCTTCTGGCTCTTCCGCATCACGGTGCCGCGGGAGTACAGCCTCGCGACGCTCACGCCGTCGGGCTGGGCCCAGCGCCCCCTGACCGCGGACGAGACGACCAGCGCCCGGGGCGAGCTCTCGATCCACTGGTGGTGGAAGTGGGGGCTCGCGATCATCGGCGTGCCGTTCTTCGCGATCTTCGTCCTGGCGCTCGCCCTGCCCGCCTGACGCTCGCAGGCCCCAGGGGGCGGCCGGTCGCGAGCGGCCGCCCCCCGGGTCACCATGGGGAGCACCATGACTCCCACCGATGACGCCGCTCCCCAGTCCACCGCCACCACCCCTGCCGGCGGGCCCGCCGTACCCGTCGCGGGGGCCCGACCCCTGACCGTCGCCGTCACGGGGGTGACGGGCTACGTCGGCGGCCGCCTCGTCCCCGAGCTCCTGGACGCCGGGCACCACGTCCGCGCGATCGCCCGCCGCCCCGAACGCCTGGCCGGGCGCGACTGGGCGCAGCACGTGGACCTGGTCCGGGCCGACGCGGCGGACCTCGACCAGATCCGCGACGCCCTGCGGGGTGCGGACGTCGCGTACTACCTGATCCACTCGCTCGGCACGGGCCGCTCGTTCGCGGCCCGGGACCGGCGTACGGCCCTGACGTTCGCCCGGGCGGCCCGCGAGGCGGGGGTCGGGCGGATCGTCTACCTGGGGGGGCTCTTCCCCGACGTCGACGACGCAGACCTGTCCCCGCACCTGGCCTCGCGCAAGGAGGTGGGCGAGATCCTGCTCGCCTCGGGCGTCCCGACGACGGTCCTGCAGGCCGCGGTCATCCTCGGCTCGGGCTCGGCGTCTTTCGAGATGATGCGCTACCTCACCGAGCGCCTGCCCGCGATGACGACACCGCGCTGGGTCGACAACCGCATCCAGCCGATCGCGATCCGTGACGTGCTGCGCTACCTGGTCGGCAGCGCGACGATGCCCCCGGACGTCTCGCGCGCGTTCGACATCGGCGGGCCCGACGTCCTGACGTACCGACAGATGATGCAGGGCTACGCCCAGGTCGCCGGGCTCCCGCGACGGGTCATCGTGAGCGTGCCGGTCCTGACGCCGCGCCTGTCGAGCCACTGGGTGGGCCTCGTGACCCCCGTGCCCGCGAGCATCGCTCGCCCGCTCGTCGAGTCGCTCGTCCACGAGGTCGTGTGCGACGAGCACGACATCGCGCAGTACGTCCCCGACCCGCCCGGCGGGCTGATCGGCTTCCGCCGCGCGGTCGAGCTCGCGCTCCAGCGCGTCCACGACGGCGAGGTGACCACGCGCTGGTCGTCGGCCGCGGTCGAGGGGGCGCCGAGCGACCCCCTGCCCTCGGACCCCGACTGGGCGGGCGGCTCGCTCTACGTCGACGAGCGCCGTCGGGTCGTCGACGCCCCGGCCGACGTCCTGTGGTCCGTGATCGAGTCGATCGGCGGGCAGCGCGGCTGGTACTCGTGGTCGCTCGCGTGGCGGGTGCGCGGACTGCTCGACCGGCTCTCGGGCGGGCCGGGCCTACGACGCGGACGCCGCGACGAGCGCACGCTCGTGGTCGACGACGTCCTGGACTTCTGGCGGGTCGAGGCGATCGAACCCGGCCGGCGCCTGCTGCTGCGCGCCGAGATGCGGCTGCCGGGCCTCGCGTGGCTCGAGCTGCGCGTCGACGAGTCGGCCGAGGAGATCACCGGGCCCGACGACGTCGGTCCCGCTCCCGAGGACGCGTCCGGGCCGGGCCGGTCCTACTTCGCGCAACGGGCGCTGTTCCACCCGCACGGGCTCGCCGGGCAGGCGTACTGGTGGTCGGTCAAGCCGTTCCACGGGGTCGTGTTCGGGGGCATGCAGAAGAACATCGCCGAGGCCGCGGAGCGGGCTGCGCAGCAGCAGGCCGGGAGGCAGCCCCAGGAACAGGCCGGGCGGACCGCCGCTACTCCTCGAGCGCGGTGAGCATCCGGTCGACGAGGGCGAACGCTGTCTCGCTGACGACCATCCCGGCGAGCGTGACGTCGGTCAGGTCCGCGTAGTCCTCGATGAGCTCGCGGATGTCCTCGTCGAGCACGCCGGGCCGGTGCACCGCCCCGCGCGCCGGGACCGCGCCCGAGACGAGGTCGAACGTCAGGGACGCGATCGCGGCGAGCAGGGGCTCGTCGGCCGCGACGAGCCGCGCGATCGCCGCGCGGCCCGCGGCGGAGGTGGCCTCCCCCGTGACGGCCTGGAACGCGAGCAGCGCGACCTGGAGCGTCGCGGGACCGTGCAGGAAGGACGCGTCGAGGCCCGGCAGGACCTCCTGCGCGGCGAGCAGCACCTCGAGCTGGAGGTCCACCTGGTCGGCAGGCTCGCCGGGGAGGTGCGCCGCGCCCATGGTCAGCAGGAGCAGCGCGACCCCGCTGCGCACGTCCTCGGGCTGGCGGTCGTCCCGGACGACGGCCGCGAGCACGCGCAGCGCGGGTACCGACACCTCGTAGAGCGCACCCTCGTGGTTCACGACCTGCCACAGCAGGTCCAGGGCCTCGTCCTGCTCGGCACCCGCCGGCCCCACCACGGCACGCACCAGGGCAGGGATCACGTCGGCCGCGCCGAACGCCCCCTGGTAGGCGGCCCAGTCCACGGCGCCGAGCTCGATCTCGACGTCCGAGACGGTCGGCTCAGGATGGGGCAGAACGGGCAGAACGTCTTCGGGTCCGGCGTCGACGGCCACGTCGGCGCCCACAACCTCTACGGTGTCCACGCGCGCATCATGACATCTACCGGGGGCATCCGTCACGGTCGTGTTCGTCACCGGACCTGCGGACGTCCCACCTCGGGGGGCGAGAGCGTCCCCGACGTCGACCGAGCGGTGGTGCTCAACGCCCCCGGCGACGGAACTCGAGCGGCTCCTCGACGAACGGCTGCCAGGCCGCGCGCTCGGCGTCGGTGATCCGTCGGGGCGCTCCGCTCGCCGCGTCCACGACCACGATCGTCGTCGCGGCCTTGGCGTACGGCCTGCTGCCGATCGACGGCCCCGTGCGCTCCGCGCCGTCGGGCCACTCGGTGTGCACCTCGTAGCAGACCTCGAGGCTCGCCCCGCCCAGGTGCCCGAGCCACATCTCGACGCGCACCGGGCTCCGCGTGAACCCCAGGGGCCGCAGGTACTCGATCTCCTGCCGAGCGACCAGGGTGTGCGACGTCGCGTGCGGCCCCGTGTCGAGGACCGCCGTCGGCCAGCTCTCCTCGATCGAGGCCTCGGGGTGACGCCAGAACGCGGTGATGCGGGCATCCTCCAGGAGCCGCAGCATCTCGACGTTGTTGACGTGCTGGTAGGCGTCGAGGTCGGACCAGCGCAGGGCTACGGGGACGTGCAGGCGGGTCATGGAAGTCCTTTCTTCGCGTGGGCTCGCGCCTCTCGTCCGCCGGTGATCGGCGGCGAGGCACCCGGGTCACCTTACGCCCGCCTCAGGTCGCCGCGACCTGGGCGGCCACGCGGCACGTCGTGAGCGCCGAGAGCTCCTCCGCGACGGGAAGCCAGACGAGGCGCCCGGCGACCTTCCCGATGCTCTCCCGCAGCCTGCGCCGGGCACGTGCGGCTCGCCGTCGGGCACCGAGCGCGCTCGCCGCGCGCGCGACCAGCGCCAGCGCCAGGCCGACCACCACCCCGCCCACGACCATCACCGTCGGCCACGGGAAGCCTCGCCACACCGGGGTCTCGGGGGCCGGGAGCTGAAGGTACGCGAGCACCGCGAGCACCCCCAGCCACACCAGCCCGGCGAGCAGGAGGGCCAGCACGACCCACTGGAGGAAGCCCGCGACGCCCCACCAGCGCGGCCGTCGAGCCGCCTCGAGCTCGGTGCTCGCCACGGCCTGGTCCAGCGCGTCGGCCAGTCCCCCGGTGCTGTCCGTCACGCGCGCCCGCGCCGCGAGCGCCCAGTCCTGCGGAGCACCGGCCGTCATGGTCGCGACGTACTCCCGGACCGCGACCTGCGCACGGGCCGCGACCGTGGGCGAGGCCCGCGGG
This region of Oerskovia jenensis genomic DNA includes:
- a CDS encoding globin → MSATTPRLRESVASSDSFYDAIGGHETFVRLVDVFYEGVAADPVLKPMYPEEDLGPAKVRLTMFLEQYWGGPTTYSEQRGHPRLRMRHAPFKVNPDARDRWLAHMRAGVDSLDLAPLHEATLWDYLERAAHSLINTFEE
- a CDS encoding acyl-CoA thioesterase, with translation MRTKVTADELARDPLGNLLRALRLEQKPADDSRSDGADVRFGGLSVDQPNARIYGGQVLAQALMAAGLTVEGDRRPHSMHGYFLRAGDLDAPIEFAVEKLRDGRSFSARRTHAVQHGKPILSMIASFQEEQDGVEHTSPMPEAPDPETLPSAFDELGKIPHPAARSRSHEAAFDLRHVGGSLYLGPGAERTDQQMVWMKARGPVEGDQLLHRALMAYACDQIMLEPVLRKTGSSWVTPGASIASLDHAMWWHRDARVDEWLLYVQSSPSAQGGRGLGAARVFTRDGRLVASIAQEGMLRLPV
- a CDS encoding DNA topoisomerase IB, with protein sequence MVRLRRVSVSSPGYGRRRRGKGFSYLDVDGSRLTDPDELARCTRLVVPPAWSQVWICRYPDGHIQAFGYDDAGRGQYLYHDQWRERRARRKFDHVLAVGARLPAARRRVAKDLAADGMPRAKVLALAFRLLDLAYFRAGSEAYAKRNGSYGLATLRTEHVRVRRDGSVHFHYPAKSGQVRDVVVEDERVREVVTTLVRRRDAGDLLAWREETPDGVVWHDVTSSDVTAYLKERLGEDATAKDFRTWHATVLAARALADAGPPPRSDRARRAVVAGVVRDVADELGNTPAVARSSYIDPRLVDLWERGQTIAPLLGGRRGQAAAERAVLDLLA
- a CDS encoding SDR family oxidoreductase, which translates into the protein MTPTDDAAPQSTATTPAGGPAVPVAGARPLTVAVTGVTGYVGGRLVPELLDAGHHVRAIARRPERLAGRDWAQHVDLVRADAADLDQIRDALRGADVAYYLIHSLGTGRSFAARDRRTALTFARAAREAGVGRIVYLGGLFPDVDDADLSPHLASRKEVGEILLASGVPTTVLQAAVILGSGSASFEMMRYLTERLPAMTTPRWVDNRIQPIAIRDVLRYLVGSATMPPDVSRAFDIGGPDVLTYRQMMQGYAQVAGLPRRVIVSVPVLTPRLSSHWVGLVTPVPASIARPLVESLVHEVVCDEHDIAQYVPDPPGGLIGFRRAVELALQRVHDGEVTTRWSSAAVEGAPSDPLPSDPDWAGGSLYVDERRRVVDAPADVLWSVIESIGGQRGWYSWSLAWRVRGLLDRLSGGPGLRRGRRDERTLVVDDVLDFWRVEAIEPGRRLLLRAEMRLPGLAWLELRVDESAEEITGPDDVGPAPEDASGPGRSYFAQRALFHPHGLAGQAYWWSVKPFHGVVFGGMQKNIAEAAERAAQQQAGRQPQEQAGRTAATPRAR
- a CDS encoding acyl-CoA thioesterase, with translation MTRLHVPVALRWSDLDAYQHVNNVEMLRLLEDARITAFWRHPEASIEESWPTAVLDTGPHATSHTLVARQEIEYLRPLGFTRSPVRVEMWLGHLGGASLEVCYEVHTEWPDGAERTGPSIGSRPYAKAATTIVVVDAASGAPRRITDAERAAWQPFVEEPLEFRRRGR